Sequence from the Mycobacterium florentinum genome:
CGCTCGAGGCCCTCGGCGTGCGCATCGACCTGGGCCCCGATCAGGTCGCGCGCAGCCTCGCCGAGGTCGGGATCGGGTTCTGCTTCGCGCCGACGTTCCATCCGTCCTACCGGCACGCGTCGGCGGTGCGTCGCGAGATCGGGATACCGACGGTCTTCAATCTCCTTGGGCCGCTTACCAATCCGGCGTTGCCGCGGGCGGGGCTGATCGGCTGCGCGTTCGCCAACCTCGCCGAGGTGATGGCCGGGGTGTTCGCCGCGCGGCGCGCCAGCGTGCTGGTGGTGCACGGCGACGACGGCCTGGACGAATTGACCACGACCACGACCAGCACGATCTGGCGCGTGCAGGCTGGCACGGTGGACAAGCTGACGTTCGACCCCGCGGGATTCGGGTTCGCGCGCGCCGAGCTCGACGAGCTGCTGGGCGGCGACGCGTACGCCAACGCCGAGGAGGTGCGCGGCGTGCTCGGCGGTGTCAAGGGCGCTGTCCGCGATGCCGTCGTGCTCAACGCCGCCGGCGCGATCGTCGCGCATGCGGGCTTATCCAGCCGCGCTGAATGGCTGCCGGCGTGGGAGGACGGGCTGGAGCGGGCCAGCGCGGCCATCGACTCCGGGGCCGCCGAAGAGCTGCTCGCGCGTTGGGTGCGGTTCAGCCAGCAGGTCTGAGTCCGGACCGCGCGCCGCCTGCGCGGGATCCTGTTGTGCGGCCAGCCGCGCCGAGCGCGCCGCCGCCGCCCACCCGGCCCAGGCGCCGGCCGATCGCAGCGGCGAGGCCCAGCCGATGTCGCCGGCGACCCGCACGATGCGCACGCCCGGGGCGACCAGCCAGCGTGCGATCAGCGCGGTCTCTTCGACCGGCGCGCCGCCGAGCGGGGCTGAGGTCGTCAAAATCGCTTGTGCCCCAGCGTGAATAGCGTCAACGACGGGCATCGGCGGCACCCCGCGCCGGGCGTTTCCGGCCGCGGCGAGCTGGCCGTAGCGGATGACGGCGAGGTGATAGCCCCCGCCGCCGTCCGGGGCCGCGGCGATCAGCTCGGGCAGCGCGGCCAGCGCCCGCAGCCGCTGACCCCGCCACAACACCTCGACGGCGGTGGCGGTGCGGTCGCGCAGCCGCGCGGCGCTCTCGAAGTGGCGATGCCCGGCCAGCGCGGTGACCTGGCCGACGGCCGCGTTCAACGCGCTGTCGTCGGCGCCGTCGATCAGGGCCGCGGCCCGCCGTGCCGCCTCGGCGTACTGCGCGGCGCTCAGGTCGCGAGCGGCCGGGCAGGGCGACACTTCGGCCTCGGGACACGCCGGGCCGTGGCGGGCCGAACGGCCGAGTCGCGTTGTGCAGGTGCGGATTCCGGTGAACCTCGCCAGCAGTCGCGCGGTATTGGCCGCGTCGGCGCGGGAGCGAAACGGCCCGATCGCACGGTCGTGTCGCGGGGCTCGCACCACCGACAGCCGCG
This genomic interval carries:
- the trpD gene encoding anthranilate phosphoribosyltransferase; translated protein: MAASSEVPSPRSFSATTPGATPTTWPQLLGRLTDGENLVRGQAAWAMDQIMTGNARPAQIAAFVVAMKMKVPTAAEVSELADVMLSHARRIPAGAIRDDAVDIVGTGGDGVNTVNLSTMAAIVVAAAGVPVVKHGNRAASSLSGGADTLEALGVRIDLGPDQVARSLAEVGIGFCFAPTFHPSYRHASAVRREIGIPTVFNLLGPLTNPALPRAGLIGCAFANLAEVMAGVFAARRASVLVVHGDDGLDELTTTTTSTIWRVQAGTVDKLTFDPAGFGFARAELDELLGGDAYANAEEVRGVLGGVKGAVRDAVVLNAAGAIVAHAGLSSRAEWLPAWEDGLERASAAIDSGAAEELLARWVRFSQQV